From the genome of Thermodesulfobacteriota bacterium, one region includes:
- the amrA gene encoding AmmeMemoRadiSam system protein A: MALSETDKSTLLRIARSAIESRVRGDSVAAFEAASKSLHEKRGAFVSIHKRGGLRGCIGVFTSDGPLYAAVAQMAVEAATSDHRFPPVTEDELPEIELEISVLTPLKKTADVNEIEVGRHGIYIMQGGLRGVLLPQVATDHGFDREEFLEQTCMKAGLPEGAWKEEGKEAEKEDAPEIYTFEAEVFKEQVSGKKG, from the coding sequence ATGGCACTCTCGGAAACGGACAAATCCACCCTCCTTCGGATAGCGCGCTCGGCCATAGAGTCCCGCGTAAGGGGAGACAGCGTAGCGGCATTCGAGGCGGCGAGCAAAAGCCTTCATGAAAAGAGGGGCGCCTTCGTGAGCATCCACAAGAGGGGGGGGCTCAGGGGCTGCATAGGGGTCTTTACCTCCGACGGGCCTCTCTACGCGGCCGTGGCCCAAATGGCGGTCGAGGCCGCCACGAGCGACCACCGCTTCCCACCGGTAACGGAAGACGAACTCCCGGAGATAGAGCTGGAGATCTCCGTCTTGACGCCCCTCAAGAAGACCGCGGACGTAAACGAAATAGAGGTGGGCAGGCACGGCATATACATAATGCAGGGGGGCTTGCGGGGGGTGCTGCTCCCGCAGGTCGCCACGGACCACGGCTTCGACCGGGAGGAGTTCCTGGAGCAGACCTGCATGAAGGCAGGGCTGCCCGAGGGGGCATGGAAGGAGGAGGGGAAGGAAGCCGAAAAGGAAGATGCCCCGGAGATATACACTTTCGAGGCCGAGGTGTTTAAAGAACAGGTGTCCGGGAAAAAGGGGTAA
- the nadA gene encoding quinolinate synthase NadA has product MEELKKEVKALLKEKDAFMLAHNYQRDEIQETAELTGDSLGLSQAAADSEKSVIVFCGVHFMAESAAILAPEKTVILPRLDAGCPMADMIDADDLRKEKELRPGVPVVAYVNTTAEVKAESDICCTSANAVRVVESVEGDSVYLVPDRNLAHYISRSTKKKAEWWDGFCATHDRLTPEEVLEAKKDNPGALFVCHPECKPEVVDLADHVCSTSGIYKFCKESDVRSFIIGTEMGIMWRLKRENPGKKFVLPSMSLICPNMKLITLEDVIESLREMKNVVTVPEDVRVKARATLDRMLAVPRD; this is encoded by the coding sequence GTGGAGGAGCTGAAAAAGGAAGTTAAGGCGCTTTTGAAGGAAAAAGACGCCTTCATGCTCGCGCATAACTATCAGCGCGACGAGATCCAGGAGACCGCCGAGCTGACGGGCGACTCGCTCGGCCTCTCTCAGGCCGCCGCGGACTCCGAGAAGTCTGTCATAGTCTTCTGCGGCGTGCACTTCATGGCCGAGAGCGCGGCCATACTCGCGCCCGAGAAGACCGTTATCCTGCCACGGCTCGACGCGGGTTGTCCCATGGCCGACATGATAGACGCCGACGACTTGAGGAAGGAAAAGGAGCTCAGGCCCGGCGTGCCGGTTGTGGCCTACGTCAACACCACGGCCGAGGTCAAGGCCGAGAGCGACATATGCTGCACCTCGGCAAACGCCGTCCGGGTAGTCGAATCGGTCGAGGGTGACAGCGTCTATCTGGTCCCGGACAGGAATTTAGCGCACTACATATCCAGGTCCACGAAGAAGAAGGCCGAGTGGTGGGACGGCTTTTGCGCCACGCACGACAGGCTTACCCCCGAGGAGGTCCTGGAGGCGAAGAAGGATAACCCCGGCGCGCTTTTCGTCTGCCACCCCGAGTGCAAACCCGAGGTGGTGGACCTCGCAGACCACGTCTGCTCGACCTCGGGGATCTACAAGTTCTGCAAGGAGAGCGACGTCCGGAGCTTTATAATAGGCACGGAGATGGGCATCATGTGGAGGCTCAAAAGGGAGAACCCCGGGAAGAAGTTCGTCCTGCCCTCGATGTCGCTCATCTGCCCGAACATGAAGCTCATAACCCTTGAGGACGTGATCGAGAGCCTCCGCGAGATGAAGAACGTCGTGACCGTGCCCGAGGACGTAAGGGTTAAGGCCAGGGCCACGCTCGACAGGATGCTCGCCGTGCCGAGGGATTAG
- a CDS encoding YbaK/EbsC family protein yields GAEFRKLSHPEAYTAQEMAAAMHVPGGELAKVVMIKAGKRFIMAVLPASLRVDFGKLRDVLGEDEVALAAEDEFKTLFPDCEPGAEPPFGNLYDIETMVESSLAEDESIVFNAGSHTDAVEMDYAQYEGLVKPRVAEFGKRV; encoded by the coding sequence GGGGGCGGAGTTCAGGAAGCTCTCCCACCCGGAGGCCTATACGGCCCAGGAGATGGCGGCAGCCATGCACGTGCCCGGAGGGGAGCTGGCCAAGGTGGTGATGATAAAGGCCGGCAAGAGGTTCATAATGGCGGTGCTGCCCGCGAGCCTCAGGGTGGACTTCGGAAAGCTCAGGGACGTCCTCGGCGAAGACGAGGTGGCGCTCGCCGCCGAGGACGAGTTCAAGACCCTCTTCCCCGACTGCGAGCCCGGAGCGGAGCCGCCGTTCGGGAACCTCTACGACATCGAGACCATGGTGGAGAGCTCGCTTGCCGAAGACGAGAGTATCGTCTTCAACGCAGGCAGCCACACCGACGCCGTGGAGATGGACTACGCGCAGTACGAGGGCCTCGTAAAACCAAGGGTGGCGGAGTTCGGAAAGAGGGTTTAG